In Flavobacterium gelatinilyticum, a genomic segment contains:
- a CDS encoding carboxypeptidase regulatory-like domain-containing protein, translating into MRPNKFKTTKIQSFLVFIFLFLGTCIYAQNSLKVLDASAGPGEKSVLQIDLTNTDEVVGAEFTLTVPQGLLVSEKESKIIESRKGDHAVYVNIEKNNPRNYHFIILSLSSTPFKAKSGTLLEIPIEIPLNYASGQTHNLDLSGVVLSSKNATDIGSNHVNGKLTIAAAQFPDLTVSGITSAETKISPEGKINVSWKIDNIGERIASGGWIEQISIVSEQTGIEYNLGTVSYDQDLEKKQSVSRSAAFTLPKVLGIEGNVKIKINVVANTAVKEPEELKANNKVTAVSTVVLEKRLYLVFDKKIIDENSTEVIRAALTQSGDRSADKTFALTASQTGQLQFDASVKILKDQSAVVFYIKPIDNTVTDGNRTVKVSVSGNDYPAVGEDIEIIDNEFSVITLTPSKNSATDGETVTVTLTVDLAKTKETKFAITADQSSRWTVPAEITLPAGSKTASFTVTVKNNKVPEPAVFGKITARAEGFVAGNTEVTLKSSNIPAFELEISPETISKGDGGYATYATIKRLDKSDISTSIRLKPSIANALILPETIDFPANVNQKKFNIGAVNNGIVDGTKTVNVAAEVYISSCNCTVPAGTAGAVVSKSITILDSNGPALTVKSNPSTVKAGVEKAAKITIARNTVDTSAEIAVKLSSDSPTIVSIPASVTIPAGKESVDVEINTIIDVNKTGDQTVRIQAEASGFSSGFAWILVTDQNKPDALVEAVKTVAEADGEASVEITTSITNQGFAVLPKGAKIEYFLSKDKSTKNAVLITSLQIDKDIESGKKLDFIKTIKLPQQAGDYFLAVSVNSDQKVNELSYTNNEGYTAIKLFSGYSATASVSKSVYKSGELVAITGSAKLTNNSPAANKEVEITIANEGFVRSYKVKTNAAGNFAYDFEPLQAESGHYTVSAGYPGTKNAVQAEFDIVGFEWTNKPSDYLKWEVVTKVPYKGEFKLKNNSKTPLTNVKIELPANAGFTIQNDALTLAAGQEAVLSYTILADTPSAEQKYYEINFNVVSNEGAKLPILAYYHAKAQTPKLQANPVSINTTMIKGTSRFYELAITNTGAVEAEKVKVDVPNLEWMKLKSAAVIDKIAANETVKIILELIPTDKQQLHAPLTGNLALNPANGGGVSVPFKIETVSESTGSLLVDVVDEYTYNTQSAPHVKGAKVTVRHPFSGAVVAEGVTDENGLFNTAQIPEGYYTLTVSADKHANYQNNILVDPGKVTTQKVFISYQAVSYEWVVKPTEIEDQYQSDLVVKFETNVPKPVIVIDIDNPVLDLNAGESRMSYATVTNHGLIALSNVSFNVDSQGDYKFKLMIEKMDVLNAKSTIIVPILITRTASTEKSTAAGQNCSYNLITQGTYVCETEQNMAAFQPYFVLTCSTPTAPVVGGAPNFNGGGFGPLIPIGLAIGNIVTELPTICTNPCITSTISAAMGCSKIVPLTLASCLLSLATVDNDIINITLALGGCIPFGDAGCYFGLASMVKTCAEQLINGKSTKNSFLQSKYEDFQAMADAETALTNRIKAYLGNDKLLASPNFQNFMKEAASSLDTEKPFSAADIARIKAALSGTDITSQEIDNFCSRWNTTLEAWNKNIKAPNSEYPNIINKNDIEEYDRIRKSLVELTSKRGFISAAELYENDLKEMEEYGKELASRSSVCASVTVKFSQKVTMTREAFEGTLTLNNGSDANSIKDLNLDLLIKDEAGNDMTHLFQINKDAFLSGTGIVGPNSSESGTVIFIPTKDAAPTVPKSYAFGGTLSYLDPNTGERVTVQLFPVTLEVNPSPDLVMHYFMQRDILGDDPLTDKVEPMVPAEMALLIKNEGYGIAKNVQVESVQPEIIENKKGLLIDFEIVGSNFNNEPKQLGLLNVDFGSIEPQKSALGQWWFTSTLLGHFVEYDLKIKHLSSYGNKNLSLIKASYVHELIKSVKVYGEGQDNINDFLVNDIADANDTPDAIYLSNGENEEVYKVNTGTVSNVISPSQLTTTLTMDSSKTGWNYGNMADPGSDKYKLERVVRISDNLELPIENFWQTFVTLKDGLEPKYENKLHFLDKISGLEKYTLYYTPINTNVPKVESFGEVPAKTTKAVESVQVNFNKAINPNTFTAQNVTLIHQGKNIPFDDSLIGKVNDSTYVLNIKTLSIASGYYELTVQCAGIKDLEDNEGVEGKSISWIQIINELGIVQFKKDQVEAQPVNSVEITFNKFVKPVQFTKEKLTLNGQPIDNVSIVTEDNLKYTIVGLSEYNKESGEYELAVDLPSIKAEDNTTGLIVQEIKWKVDIIIPEVDVFTPQYQGALHSQNVTDVRITLNKPIDTFDKNWITLYKGSVNLNADLNVVKQDDLHYLVTGLGGYTQEEGGYKIVVDQTSFKDLAGNLGTGTSSTMWEVKLGKPASPVNMRITPDRGASQTDNITSGTDLSIALKTSADKQTVELYAVTPAGRTLVSTQNVAVAKEIVFPISGYSGKIIFEAVVYDEFGNAGDAVNVETYIDAVDLNCTIVPLSLNNDCSETDALKVQFADEILALAFTKENLIIKSGGIAVSNENLTLTKISDKEFEIKGLDKFTGSHSIGIDLSKLNKKSSGLQGKGIVSTVFEAFENNTAQITGDILITDSNATVTYTADEFMSKYIWNVTGGEIVEQISNTVTIKWTEKGTQTISLFYTTPALCSKDAYLEVKVDASLSVGENPEIGPKGLVLAPVPNNGTFTVLLSGDDGIFELSIYDVNGKQVYRENKLDITDGLAKEIQTGIQSSGMYFLVLQKPGKVYKSKFLVK; encoded by the coding sequence ATGAGACCCAACAAATTTAAAACAACCAAAATACAGTCTTTTCTGGTCTTTATATTCCTGTTTTTAGGAACATGTATATACGCACAGAATAGTTTAAAAGTATTAGACGCATCAGCCGGACCGGGCGAGAAATCGGTTTTGCAGATTGACCTGACTAATACCGATGAGGTAGTAGGTGCCGAGTTTACACTTACCGTACCGCAGGGATTGCTGGTAAGTGAAAAAGAAAGCAAAATCATAGAAAGCCGAAAAGGTGATCATGCAGTGTATGTAAACATCGAAAAGAATAATCCGAGAAATTATCACTTTATTATTCTTTCGCTTTCCAGCACGCCTTTTAAAGCAAAAAGCGGGACTTTATTAGAAATCCCGATTGAAATTCCTCTAAATTATGCTTCAGGACAAACACACAATTTAGATTTGTCTGGCGTAGTACTGAGTTCTAAAAATGCAACTGACATTGGTTCGAATCACGTAAACGGAAAACTGACCATTGCAGCGGCACAATTTCCGGATTTAACCGTTTCGGGCATTACTTCGGCAGAAACCAAAATTTCTCCGGAAGGAAAAATAAATGTATCATGGAAAATTGATAACATTGGTGAGCGAATTGCTTCAGGAGGCTGGATAGAACAAATTAGTATTGTATCTGAACAAACCGGAATCGAATACAATCTGGGAACCGTTTCGTACGATCAGGATTTAGAAAAAAAACAGTCAGTCAGCAGGAGTGCAGCCTTTACACTTCCAAAGGTTTTAGGAATTGAAGGCAATGTGAAAATCAAAATAAATGTTGTCGCTAACACCGCTGTAAAAGAACCGGAAGAGTTAAAAGCGAATAATAAGGTAACGGCTGTAAGTACAGTTGTATTAGAAAAACGCTTGTATCTGGTTTTTGATAAAAAAATAATCGATGAAAATTCTACAGAAGTAATCCGAGCAGCATTAACACAAAGCGGAGACAGAAGTGCCGATAAAACATTTGCCCTTACAGCATCTCAAACAGGACAATTACAGTTTGATGCGAGTGTAAAAATTTTGAAAGATCAGTCGGCAGTTGTTTTTTACATCAAACCAATCGATAATACCGTTACAGATGGAAACAGAACTGTAAAAGTTTCGGTTTCAGGAAACGATTATCCGGCAGTTGGAGAAGATATCGAAATTATCGACAACGAATTTTCGGTGATCACTTTAACGCCTTCAAAAAACAGTGCGACCGACGGAGAGACTGTTACGGTTACGCTAACAGTTGATCTCGCGAAAACCAAAGAAACAAAATTTGCGATTACAGCAGACCAAAGTTCACGATGGACAGTACCTGCAGAAATTACGCTTCCGGCAGGAAGCAAAACCGCTTCGTTTACCGTTACCGTGAAAAACAATAAAGTTCCTGAACCTGCGGTATTTGGAAAAATTACCGCAAGAGCAGAAGGTTTTGTGGCCGGCAATACCGAAGTAACTTTAAAAAGTTCGAACATCCCGGCTTTTGAATTAGAAATAAGCCCCGAAACTATTTCCAAAGGAGACGGGGGTTATGCCACGTATGCTACGATTAAAAGACTGGATAAGTCGGATATAAGCACCAGCATTCGTTTAAAACCAAGTATTGCCAATGCGTTGATTCTGCCGGAAACGATTGATTTTCCTGCCAATGTAAATCAGAAGAAATTCAACATTGGAGCCGTAAACAACGGAATCGTTGACGGAACCAAAACCGTAAACGTAGCAGCCGAAGTGTATATTTCGTCCTGCAATTGTACGGTTCCTGCCGGAACTGCCGGAGCTGTTGTAAGCAAAAGCATTACGATATTAGACAGCAACGGTCCCGCTTTAACGGTAAAATCGAATCCTTCGACGGTAAAAGCAGGTGTAGAAAAAGCGGCTAAAATCACTATCGCCAGAAATACGGTCGATACCAGTGCCGAAATTGCAGTAAAATTATCATCAGATTCACCAACTATTGTTTCGATTCCGGCTTCGGTAACCATTCCGGCTGGAAAAGAAAGCGTTGATGTAGAAATTAATACGATTATCGATGTCAATAAAACAGGTGATCAAACCGTTCGTATTCAGGCAGAAGCCAGCGGTTTCAGCTCTGGTTTTGCGTGGATTTTAGTAACCGATCAAAACAAACCGGACGCTTTGGTTGAAGCTGTAAAAACAGTGGCAGAGGCTGATGGTGAAGCTTCGGTAGAAATAACTACTTCGATCACCAACCAGGGATTTGCTGTTTTACCAAAAGGCGCTAAAATCGAATATTTTTTATCAAAAGATAAATCGACTAAAAATGCGGTTCTGATTACGTCTCTGCAAATCGATAAAGACATTGAATCAGGAAAGAAATTGGATTTCATCAAAACAATCAAATTACCACAACAGGCTGGTGATTATTTCTTAGCTGTTTCAGTAAATTCAGACCAGAAAGTAAACGAATTGTCGTATACCAATAACGAAGGTTATACAGCAATTAAGCTGTTTTCAGGCTATTCAGCGACAGCTTCGGTATCAAAATCGGTTTACAAATCAGGTGAATTAGTTGCGATTACAGGATCGGCTAAGCTGACAAACAATTCTCCTGCAGCAAATAAAGAAGTAGAAATTACGATTGCCAATGAAGGGTTTGTTCGTTCGTACAAAGTAAAAACAAACGCTGCCGGAAACTTCGCGTATGATTTCGAACCTCTGCAGGCAGAAAGCGGTCATTATACCGTAAGTGCAGGTTATCCGGGAACTAAAAACGCCGTACAGGCTGAATTTGATATTGTTGGTTTTGAATGGACCAACAAACCATCCGATTACCTAAAATGGGAAGTTGTAACCAAAGTGCCGTACAAAGGTGAATTCAAATTAAAAAACAACAGCAAAACGCCTTTAACAAACGTAAAAATTGAATTGCCAGCCAATGCCGGATTTACAATTCAGAACGATGCGTTAACATTAGCAGCAGGGCAGGAAGCGGTTTTAAGCTATACAATTCTGGCAGATACGCCATCGGCAGAACAGAAATACTATGAAATCAATTTTAATGTGGTTTCAAATGAAGGAGCAAAACTGCCAATTTTAGCGTATTACCATGCCAAAGCACAGACGCCTAAATTACAGGCCAATCCAGTAAGCATTAATACCACAATGATCAAAGGAACTTCTCGTTTCTACGAATTGGCTATTACCAACACAGGAGCTGTAGAAGCAGAAAAAGTAAAAGTAGATGTTCCAAATCTGGAATGGATGAAACTGAAAAGTGCCGCCGTAATCGATAAAATTGCTGCGAACGAAACGGTAAAAATCATCTTAGAGTTAATACCGACAGATAAACAGCAGCTTCATGCACCGCTGACAGGAAACTTAGCTTTAAATCCGGCTAACGGAGGCGGGGTAAGCGTACCTTTTAAAATCGAAACCGTTTCAGAGTCAACAGGTTCTTTATTAGTAGACGTTGTCGACGAATATACCTATAATACACAAAGTGCACCGCACGTAAAAGGTGCCAAAGTTACCGTGCGTCACCCGTTCTCTGGAGCTGTGGTGGCAGAAGGTGTTACCGATGAAAACGGATTATTCAACACCGCTCAGATTCCGGAAGGATATTACACCTTAACAGTTTCAGCAGACAAACACGCAAATTACCAGAATAATATTTTAGTTGATCCGGGCAAAGTAACAACGCAGAAAGTATTTATTTCCTATCAGGCTGTAAGTTACGAATGGGTAGTAAAACCAACTGAAATTGAAGACCAGTACCAGTCGGATTTAGTGGTTAAGTTTGAAACCAACGTACCAAAACCGGTAATTGTTATTGACATTGATAATCCTGTCTTAGATTTAAATGCGGGAGAAAGCAGAATGAGTTATGCAACCGTTACCAATCATGGTTTAATTGCGTTATCTAACGTGTCATTTAATGTTGACAGCCAGGGAGATTATAAGTTCAAACTTATGATTGAAAAGATGGATGTATTAAATGCAAAATCGACGATAATTGTTCCAATTCTGATTACCAGAACGGCTTCGACTGAAAAAAGTACGGCAGCAGGTCAAAACTGCAGCTATAATTTAATTACACAAGGAACTTATGTGTGCGAAACAGAACAAAATATGGCCGCATTCCAGCCTTATTTTGTACTGACTTGTTCAACTCCAACTGCACCTGTTGTTGGAGGTGCGCCTAATTTTAATGGAGGCGGTTTTGGACCATTAATTCCTATAGGTCTTGCTATTGGAAATATTGTTACTGAGCTGCCTACGATTTGCACTAATCCTTGTATAACTTCTACTATTAGTGCAGCAATGGGCTGTTCAAAAATTGTTCCTTTGACTCTTGCTTCTTGTCTTCTTTCACTTGCTACTGTGGATAATGACATAATAAATATAACTCTGGCACTTGGCGGTTGTATTCCTTTTGGTGATGCAGGTTGTTATTTTGGACTTGCATCGATGGTGAAAACCTGTGCGGAACAATTGATTAATGGAAAAAGTACTAAAAACAGTTTCTTGCAATCTAAATATGAAGATTTTCAGGCAATGGCAGATGCTGAAACGGCTCTAACTAATAGAATAAAAGCATATTTAGGCAATGACAAGTTATTAGCAAGTCCTAATTTTCAAAATTTCATGAAAGAGGCTGCTTCGAGTCTGGATACTGAAAAACCATTTTCTGCGGCAGACATTGCACGAATTAAAGCCGCGCTTTCCGGTACAGATATTACCAGTCAGGAAATTGATAATTTCTGCAGCAGATGGAATACTACTTTAGAAGCGTGGAATAAAAACATAAAAGCGCCTAATAGTGAATATCCAAATATCATTAATAAAAATGATATTGAGGAATATGACAGAATAAGAAAATCATTAGTTGAACTGACTTCAAAAAGAGGTTTTATCTCTGCAGCAGAATTGTACGAGAATGATCTAAAGGAAATGGAGGAATACGGTAAAGAACTGGCCTCTCGATCATCTGTTTGTGCCAGTGTTACGGTTAAGTTCTCTCAAAAAGTAACCATGACCAGAGAAGCTTTCGAAGGAACTTTAACACTAAACAACGGAAGTGATGCTAATTCAATCAAAGATTTAAATTTAGATTTACTGATTAAAGATGAAGCAGGAAACGATATGACGCATTTGTTCCAGATCAACAAAGATGCTTTCCTTAGCGGAACAGGAATTGTAGGTCCAAACAGCAGTGAGTCAGGAACTGTAATTTTTATCCCGACAAAAGATGCAGCACCAACTGTGCCTAAATCATACGCTTTTGGAGGAACGTTATCGTATCTGGATCCAAATACAGGCGAAAGAGTTACGGTACAATTGTTTCCGGTAACCTTAGAAGTAAATCCAAGTCCGGATTTAGTAATGCATTATTTCATGCAGCGTGATATTTTAGGAGATGATCCGCTGACGGATAAAGTAGAGCCAATGGTTCCGGCAGAAATGGCATTGTTAATTAAAAATGAAGGATACGGAATTGCCAAAAATGTTCAGGTAGAATCAGTACAGCCTGAAATTATCGAAAACAAAAAAGGACTTTTAATCGATTTTGAAATCGTAGGAAGCAATTTCAACAACGAACCAAAACAATTGGGATTGCTAAACGTTGATTTCGGAAGTATTGAACCGCAGAAATCGGCTTTAGGGCAATGGTGGTTTACCAGTACCTTGTTAGGTCACTTTGTAGAATACGATCTTAAAATTAAACATTTAAGCAGTTACGGAAACAAAAACCTGAGCCTGATTAAAGCTTCATACGTTCACGAATTAATTAAAAGCGTAAAAGTGTACGGAGAGGGTCAGGATAATATTAATGATTTCCTTGTAAATGATATTGCAGATGCCAATGATACGCCGGATGCGATTTATTTATCTAATGGCGAAAACGAAGAAGTGTATAAAGTAAATACAGGAACAGTTTCGAATGTAATCTCTCCATCTCAGTTAACCACAACGTTAACGATGGATTCGTCGAAAACAGGCTGGAATTACGGAAATATGGCCGATCCGGGATCAGATAAATACAAGCTGGAAAGGGTAGTAAGAATCAGTGATAATCTCGAACTTCCAATCGAAAACTTCTGGCAGACGTTTGTGACCTTAAAAGATGGTCTTGAGCCGAAATACGAAAACAAACTTCATTTCCTTGATAAAATTTCAGGATTAGAAAAGTATACTTTGTATTACACGCCAATTAATACAAATGTGCCAAAAGTGGAATCGTTTGGAGAAGTTCCTGCCAAAACCACCAAAGCGGTAGAATCGGTTCAGGTAAACTTTAACAAAGCCATCAACCCGAACACTTTTACAGCACAAAACGTTACACTGATTCATCAGGGGAAAAACATTCCGTTTGACGACAGTTTAATTGGTAAAGTAAACGATTCGACTTATGTACTGAATATAAAAACGCTGTCAATCGCTTCTGGTTATTATGAATTAACGGTGCAGTGTGCCGGAATAAAAGATCTTGAAGACAATGAAGGTGTTGAAGGAAAAAGCATTTCGTGGATTCAGATTATAAACGAACTGGGAATTGTTCAGTTTAAGAAAGATCAGGTAGAAGCACAACCGGTAAACAGCGTTGAAATTACCTTCAACAAATTTGTAAAACCGGTTCAGTTTACCAAAGAAAAACTGACCTTAAACGGACAGCCGATTGATAATGTTTCTATTGTAACCGAAGATAATCTGAAATATACCATTGTAGGATTAAGCGAATACAACAAAGAAAGCGGCGAATACGAACTTGCAGTTGATCTTCCGTCCATAAAAGCAGAAGACAATACAACGGGACTTATTGTACAGGAAATTAAATGGAAAGTAGATATTATAATTCCCGAAGTTGATGTCTTTACGCCTCAGTATCAGGGAGCCCTTCACAGTCAGAATGTAACCGATGTTCGCATTACGCTGAACAAACCAATTGATACTTTTGATAAAAACTGGATTACACTTTACAAAGGAAGTGTGAACCTTAATGCGGATCTGAATGTCGTAAAACAAGACGATTTACATTATTTAGTAACTGGTTTAGGCGGGTATACACAGGAAGAAGGAGGTTACAAAATAGTAGTAGACCAGACCAGCTTTAAAGATTTGGCAGGAAACTTAGGAACCGGAACGTCAAGCACAATGTGGGAAGTGAAGTTAGGAAAACCTGCATCACCAGTTAATATGCGTATTACACCTGACAGAGGAGCCTCGCAGACGGATAATATCACATCCGGAACCGATTTATCAATTGCACTTAAAACATCGGCAGACAAACAAACTGTTGAATTGTATGCTGTAACTCCGGCCGGAAGAACATTGGTAAGCACACAAAATGTTGCTGTGGCAAAAGAAATCGTATTTCCAATAAGCGGCTACAGCGGTAAGATTATTTTTGAAGCGGTAGTGTATGACGAATTTGGTAATGCAGGCGATGCTGTAAATGTTGAAACCTATATTGATGCGGTTGATCTTAATTGTACCATTGTACCATTAAGCCTTAACAACGATTGTTCTGAAACCGATGCTTTAAAAGTGCAGTTTGCCGATGAAATTCTGGCTTTGGCATTTACAAAAGAGAATTTGATTATCAAATCGGGAGGTATTGCAGTTTCAAATGAAAACCTGACGCTGACTAAGATTTCGGATAAAGAATTTGAAATCAAAGGTCTTGATAAGTTTACTGGAAGTCATTCAATTGGAATTGATTTATCGAAACTAAACAAAAAATCAAGCGGATTACAAGGTAAAGGAATAGTATCAACAGTTTTTGAGGCTTTTGAAAACAATACGGCCCAAATAACAGGAGATATTCTTATTACCGATTCTAATGCGACTGTTACCTATACCGCTGATGAATTTATGAGCAAATACATCTGGAATGTTACCGGAGGTGAAATTGTAGAACAGATCAGCAATACTGTTACGATTAAATGGACCGAAAAAGGAACGCAGACCATATCGCTTTTCTATACCACTCCGGCTTTATGCAGCAAAGATGCCTATCTGGAAGTAAAAGTAGATGCCAGTTTATCTGTAGGCGAAAATCCGGAAATAGGACCGAAAGGTTTAGTACTGGCTCCGGTTCCAAACAACGGAACGTTTACAGTTCTTTTATCAGGAGATGACGGAATTTTTGAACTCAGTATTTACGATGTAAACGGAAAACAAGTGTACAGAGAAAACAAACTGGACATAACAGACGGTTTAGCAAAAGAAATCCAAACCGGAATTCAGTCATCCGGTATGTACTTCTTAGTACTGCAAAAACCGGGTAAGGTTTATAAATCTAAATTCTTAGTGAAATAA
- a CDS encoding Crp/Fnr family transcriptional regulator has translation MHIDTDLLYTWGAVAKKVPKNTIIFYENDPPLSFYQILEGTVKMSYTNEDGKDLTIGVFNEGNSFGEPPLFINQPYPASAVAQTDCVLLKLSKTNFFSFLDENPDIQIKVLKLFAWKIYNKIVFSKNIINHKPEYRIQYFLDNLKRQHSGKASQKMKVPYTRQEIADFTGLRVETVIRTLSLMNKNKKIEIIDHKLFY, from the coding sequence ATGCATATTGATACTGACTTACTATATACGTGGGGTGCTGTTGCCAAAAAGGTGCCTAAAAACACGATTATTTTCTACGAAAATGATCCGCCTTTATCATTCTATCAAATTCTTGAGGGAACGGTAAAAATGAGTTATACCAATGAAGATGGAAAGGATTTGACGATTGGGGTTTTTAATGAAGGAAACAGTTTTGGCGAACCTCCTTTGTTTATCAATCAGCCATATCCGGCATCGGCAGTGGCGCAGACCGATTGTGTTTTATTAAAGTTGTCCAAAACCAATTTCTTTTCTTTTTTAGATGAGAATCCGGATATACAAATAAAAGTATTGAAACTGTTTGCCTGGAAGATTTACAACAAAATAGTGTTTTCAAAAAATATCATCAATCATAAGCCGGAATACAGAATTCAGTATTTCCTGGATAATTTAAAGAGACAGCATAGCGGCAAAGCATCACAGAAAATGAAAGTTCCCTATACACGCCAGGAAATTGCCGATTTTACCGGACTGCGTGTAGAAACCGTAATTCGTACGCTGTCTCTTATGAATAAAAATAAAAAGATAGAAATTATAGACCATAAACTATTTTACTAA
- a CDS encoding MFS transporter: protein MNEKQTQLPGFNGYQKLVIFLLAITQFTVVLDFMVMSPLGDIMMKTLKITASQFGIAVSAYAFSAGISGLLTAGFADKFDRKKLLLFFYIGFTIGTLFCALAPNFYLLVAARIFTGLFGGVIGSISMAIVADLFSLQQRGKVMGFIQMGFGVSQVLGIPIGLYIANAWGWHVPFLWIAAMAAIITAVLYLKLNPIAEHLHLKQEKSPLQHLLHTISKKNYQVGFVSTALLSIGGFMMMPFGSAFAINNLKVTNEELPLMFMITGIATLISMPFIGKLSDKVNKFKIFAAATIMAVIIINVYSHFGVTAFWIVVLTNVFMMVTIMSRMVPSTTLTSAIPDPQDRGAFMSINSSLQQMAGGFGAVIAGMIIVQKDSYAPLEHYDTLAMAASVIMLLTIFLVFRVSKIVENRSRIL, encoded by the coding sequence ATGAACGAAAAACAAACTCAATTACCAGGTTTCAACGGGTACCAGAAACTCGTTATATTTCTTTTAGCCATAACCCAGTTTACCGTTGTACTGGATTTTATGGTTATGTCACCGCTGGGTGATATTATGATGAAAACCTTAAAAATTACGGCTTCGCAATTTGGTATTGCGGTATCTGCTTATGCATTCAGCGCCGGAATTTCGGGGCTGCTTACAGCGGGTTTTGCCGATAAATTCGACCGAAAAAAACTGCTGCTTTTCTTTTATATCGGTTTCACCATCGGGACTTTGTTTTGTGCATTGGCACCTAACTTTTATTTACTGGTTGCAGCCCGTATTTTCACAGGATTATTTGGTGGTGTAATTGGTTCGATCTCAATGGCGATTGTGGCTGATTTGTTCAGTTTACAGCAGAGAGGAAAAGTAATGGGATTTATTCAGATGGGATTTGGTGTAAGCCAGGTTCTCGGAATCCCTATTGGTTTGTACATTGCCAATGCATGGGGCTGGCACGTGCCTTTTTTATGGATTGCGGCTATGGCAGCGATTATTACTGCAGTTTTATATTTAAAACTGAATCCTATTGCCGAGCATTTACATCTAAAACAGGAAAAATCGCCTTTGCAGCATTTACTGCATACTATTTCTAAAAAGAATTATCAGGTAGGTTTTGTCTCTACTGCCCTGCTTTCTATAGGTGGCTTTATGATGATGCCTTTTGGAAGTGCTTTTGCCATCAACAATCTTAAAGTAACAAATGAAGAACTGCCTTTGATGTTTATGATAACAGGAATTGCTACTTTGATTTCGATGCCGTTCATTGGAAAACTGAGCGATAAGGTAAATAAGTTTAAAATCTTTGCGGCTGCTACTATTATGGCTGTGATTATTATTAATGTATATTCTCATTTTGGCGTAACGGCATTTTGGATTGTTGTACTTACGAATGTATTTATGATGGTTACAATCATGAGCCGAATGGTTCCTTCGACAACGCTGACTTCTGCCATTCCTGATCCTCAGGACCGAGGCGCTTTTATGAGTATCAACTCTTCATTACAACAAATGGCCGGCGGTTTTGGAGCTGTAATTGCGGGAATGATCATTGTGCAAAAAGACAGTTACGCACCGCTTGAACATTATGATACGCTTGCCATGGCGGCTTCGGTGATTATGCTTCTTACTATCTTTTTAGTATTCCGCGTAAGCAAAATTGTCGAAAACCGATCAAGAATTTTATAG
- a CDS encoding TetR/AcrR family transcriptional regulator: MRTRDVNKEELVKQKTIEMIVKHGIEGFAMNRLAKECGISVATLYIYYADKEDLIKKIGTEMGTYFFKSSLKDFSPSMPFAEGIAKQWENRANFMMQNTDKIACWEILQNSNYGEAIVQESLSEFKEIMMQFLHGAIERKEIVPVSKEVFWSIAYGPLYNLLRFHEKGKGLGGNSPFQLTNEVQKEALNLVIKALTP; encoded by the coding sequence TTGAGAACAAGAGACGTTAATAAAGAAGAGTTAGTTAAACAGAAAACCATTGAAATGATTGTAAAGCACGGCATCGAGGGCTTTGCAATGAACCGATTAGCAAAAGAATGTGGTATATCTGTCGCGACGCTTTATATTTATTACGCCGACAAAGAAGATTTAATCAAGAAGATTGGAACTGAAATGGGCACTTACTTTTTTAAAAGCTCCTTAAAAGATTTTTCACCCAGCATGCCTTTTGCAGAAGGAATTGCAAAGCAGTGGGAAAACAGGGCTAATTTTATGATGCAGAATACGGATAAAATTGCCTGCTGGGAAATTCTTCAGAACTCTAATTATGGCGAAGCTATTGTTCAGGAGAGTTTATCTGAATTTAAGGAAATCATGATGCAGTTTCTGCATGGGGCTATTGAACGCAAGGAAATTGTTCCGGTTTCTAAAGAAGTTTTCTGGAGCATTGCATACGGACCTTTGTACAATCTGCTTCGTTTTCATGAAAAAGGAAAAGGACTTGGCGGTAATAGTCCGTTTCAATTAACCAACGAGGTCCAAAAAGAAGCATTGAACTTAGTAATTAAAGCATTAACACCTTAA
- a CDS encoding DoxX family protein, translating to MRKNNDFGLLILRITIGFLMLLHGIAKLSGGLDFISGMLVNKGLPGFIAYGVLVGEVLAPVLILIGFRTRIGALLLALNCVAAYFLVHTADTFKLGETGGWALELLGLFFLGALALFFTGGGRFAASKNHKWD from the coding sequence ATGAGAAAAAACAACGATTTTGGTTTGTTAATACTTCGTATTACAATTGGGTTTTTAATGCTTTTGCATGGTATTGCAAAATTAAGCGGCGGCTTAGATTTCATAAGCGGTATGCTGGTCAATAAAGGACTTCCGGGTTTCATTGCTTATGGAGTTTTAGTAGGTGAAGTTTTGGCTCCTGTTTTAATACTAATTGGTTTTAGAACCAGAATTGGTGCTTTACTTTTAGCTTTAAATTGTGTAGCTGCATACTTTTTGGTACATACTGCCGACACTTTTAAACTGGGTGAAACCGGAGGCTGGGCATTAGAACTGCTTGGATTGTTCTTTTTGGGTGCTCTGGCTTTGTTTTTTACTGGCGGAGGCAGATTTGCTGCATCTAAAAATCACAAATGGGATTAA